A window of Mucilaginibacter paludis DSM 18603 contains these coding sequences:
- a CDS encoding DUF58 domain-containing protein, which translates to MPQLSTNREVQHLANLELLARQVVEGFITGLHQSPFHGFSVEFAEHRLYNNGESVKNIDWKLMARTDRLYVKQFEEETNLRSFLLLDTSSSMNYPDKGISKMQFSVYAIASLMYLFKKQRDAFGLCFFSDKVDWLSRARSTSNHLFYLFAELEKMYNHPRHNNQTDIAAVLHHIAEDVHQRSMVILFSDMLENGMDAKKSDALFSALLHLKHNKHEIIIFNVADHQKELAFDFTNQPHHFIDLETGEELRVHPNEIRVGYLNSLNTWRTELKLKCAQYHIDLIDANIHEGFDQVLRSYLIKRNKIA; encoded by the coding sequence ATGCCGCAACTAAGCACCAACCGCGAGGTACAACATTTAGCTAACCTGGAGTTATTGGCCCGGCAGGTGGTAGAAGGTTTTATTACCGGCTTGCACCAAAGTCCTTTCCACGGTTTTTCAGTGGAGTTTGCAGAGCATCGTTTATACAATAATGGCGAATCAGTCAAAAATATTGACTGGAAACTAATGGCCCGTACCGACAGGTTGTATGTAAAGCAGTTTGAGGAAGAAACCAACCTGCGTAGCTTTTTGCTGCTCGATACCTCGTCATCCATGAATTATCCCGATAAGGGAATCAGTAAAATGCAGTTTTCGGTATATGCCATCGCTTCCCTGATGTATCTTTTTAAAAAGCAGCGTGATGCATTCGGCCTCTGCTTTTTTTCTGACAAGGTGGATTGGCTGAGCAGGGCAAGATCAACATCCAACCATTTGTTTTATTTGTTTGCCGAGCTGGAGAAGATGTATAACCATCCCCGGCACAATAATCAAACTGATATTGCTGCGGTATTGCACCATATTGCTGAGGATGTGCATCAGCGATCAATGGTGATCCTGTTTAGCGATATGCTTGAAAACGGTATGGACGCAAAAAAATCGGACGCTTTGTTTTCGGCCCTGCTGCATTTAAAGCATAACAAGCACGAGATCATTATATTTAACGTGGCCGATCATCAAAAGGAACTGGCTTTTGATTTTACAAATCAGCCCCATCATTTTATAGACCTTGAAACCGGCGAGGAACTCAGGGTGCATCCTAACGAAATTAGGGTCGGTTATCTCAATTCTTTAAATACTTGGCGCACGGAGTTGAAACTAAAATGCGCTCAATATCACATCGACCTTATTGACGCCAATATCCACGAGGGTTTTGATCAGGTACTGCGATCCTATTTAATTAAGCGCAATAAAATTGCTTAG
- a CDS encoding GAF domain-containing protein: MPNGELDRLQAVHRFLNLEIDKDKNLQEIVELASELCETPIALITLIDKGVPYFKFKTEAVIKQEMEIDTFCMHLDKHDQLVIVSDVLFDHRFANNAYVTGKPYIRFYAGIPLTTHDGHKLGSLCVMDTLPKRLSEAQKHLLKILSKRIVQIMEFEFSLYILKKQYIQARDAEVKLRSFFESGGSCHLLIGKDLGVITFNKNMSDFIERIYQIKLHTGIKVNQVLSGMGLNHFVDECKMALEGTPISYEREIAYPNETIWWHITFDPGYNEDNEIIGISFNAYDITERKLHEQQIISQNDSLKKIAHIQSHELRRPVASILGFMELFKLNDYQASCEELKMMEISTKELDQTIRNIVNFTD, encoded by the coding sequence ATGCCAAATGGAGAGCTCGACCGGTTACAAGCCGTTCACCGATTTTTGAACCTGGAAATTGACAAGGATAAAAATCTACAGGAAATAGTGGAATTAGCATCAGAGCTTTGCGAAACCCCTATAGCGCTCATAACCCTGATAGACAAAGGTGTACCTTACTTTAAGTTTAAAACCGAAGCTGTGATAAAGCAGGAGATGGAAATAGACACCTTCTGCATGCACCTTGATAAACACGACCAATTAGTCATCGTCTCCGACGTGCTGTTTGATCATCGATTTGCGAATAATGCCTATGTTACAGGTAAACCCTATATCCGTTTTTACGCCGGCATCCCCTTAACCACACACGACGGGCATAAGCTGGGCAGCCTGTGTGTTATGGATACTCTTCCAAAGCGTTTAAGCGAGGCTCAAAAACACCTGCTTAAAATATTAAGTAAACGCATAGTGCAAATTATGGAGTTCGAGTTTAGCTTATACATTTTGAAAAAGCAATACATACAAGCCAGGGATGCCGAAGTTAAATTACGTTCTTTTTTTGAAAGCGGTGGTTCATGCCACTTGCTGATAGGAAAAGACCTGGGAGTGATTACTTTTAATAAAAACATGTCCGACTTTATTGAGCGGATCTACCAGATTAAGTTACATACCGGGATAAAAGTAAACCAGGTATTATCGGGAATGGGGCTTAACCATTTTGTTGATGAATGCAAAATGGCCCTCGAGGGCACTCCCATTAGCTACGAAAGGGAAATAGCCTATCCAAACGAAACGATATGGTGGCACATCACTTTTGATCCGGGATATAACGAGGACAACGAAATTATTGGGATATCATTTAACGCCTACGACATTACTGAGCGAAAATTGCATGAGCAACAAATTATCAGCCAGAATGATTCGCTGAAAAAAATCGCACATATCCAATCGCACGAACTGCGAAGGCCGGTTGCCTCGATCTTAGGATTTATGGAACTATTTAAACTGAATGACTACCAGGCCAGCTGCGAAGAATTAAAGATGATGGAAATTTCGACCAAGGAACTCGACCAAACCATCAGAAATATTGTAAATTTTACCGATTAA
- a CDS encoding FecR family protein, with protein sequence MEEKDVVNLIRKHLDGTATKFEEEKLDSWYNQTNEQGLLWPYQDEAEEEDAKKRIFEAIQSKYKQVNTPVKRLIAPLMYKLAAASILLIGIFYGIAQLWKYQKPSNAGEMVTVVTKRGEHKKILLADGSLIWLSSESHLTFRKLFKAATRDIEFEGEAFFDIAKDKAHPFIVHTGTTTTRVLGTSFNITAYKANRHITLSLLTGKVAFSTAGAQKFVVPGQMIIYDKASWLMTVKKLPDTQLITARRDGLYEYRNVRVEDVVNDVSRNFNAHIQLAGSVKNRLFYGRVKPGETVEQFLQKLAKVVDARLIKVDDGFILTEGGVHD encoded by the coding sequence ATGGAAGAGAAAGACGTGGTCAATTTAATCAGGAAACACCTTGACGGCACAGCCACGAAATTTGAGGAAGAAAAATTAGATAGTTGGTATAACCAGACCAATGAGCAAGGACTTTTATGGCCTTACCAGGATGAAGCTGAAGAGGAGGATGCCAAAAAGAGAATATTCGAGGCTATCCAAAGCAAATATAAACAGGTAAATACTCCGGTTAAACGGCTTATAGCGCCGCTGATGTATAAGCTGGCCGCGGCCTCCATTTTGTTGATCGGCATATTTTACGGGATAGCGCAACTCTGGAAATATCAAAAGCCATCCAATGCCGGAGAGATGGTAACCGTTGTTACTAAAAGAGGAGAACACAAAAAGATTCTTTTGGCTGATGGTTCACTTATATGGTTAAGTTCAGAAAGCCATCTCACTTTTCGCAAGCTGTTCAAAGCAGCCACGCGTGATATCGAATTTGAAGGCGAAGCTTTTTTTGATATCGCAAAAGATAAGGCACATCCCTTTATTGTACACACAGGCACAACAACAACCCGTGTGCTGGGTACCTCTTTCAACATTACGGCCTATAAGGCAAATCGCCATATCACACTGTCTCTTTTAACAGGAAAGGTAGCCTTTTCAACCGCGGGTGCCCAAAAGTTTGTAGTTCCTGGTCAGATGATTATTTACGATAAGGCAAGCTGGCTCATGACGGTAAAAAAACTGCCGGACACGCAGCTTATCACTGCAAGGCGGGACGGACTTTATGAATACAGAAATGTAAGGGTAGAAGACGTAGTAAATGATGTGAGCAGGAATTTCAATGCTCATATCCAGCTTGCCGGATCAGTAAAAAACAGGCTGTTTTACGGTCGGGTAAAGCCGGGCGAAACGGTGGAACAATTTTTACAAAAACTGGCAAAAGTAGTTGATGCGCGCCTGATTAAAGTTGATGATGGTTTTATTCTTACGGAAGGAGGCGTGCATGACTAA
- a CDS encoding RNA polymerase sigma factor: protein MPLYKELADDQILQSWISGDDQAFAEIYNRYWKRLVALAYTHTKDKFLAEEITQEVFLSLLNRKDSLKILTLSAYLNSAVKFAIYKYIYSRNRRIEIFNAVTKNAKGELPDEIVHAKFLNEYLNDVINKLPEKCRMAYGYSREMGLSTKQIAELMGISERTVEYHILKALNTLKIHLKEFLMIVTIVKFLSNIK, encoded by the coding sequence ATGCCATTGTATAAAGAACTTGCCGATGATCAAATACTTCAATCCTGGATAAGTGGGGATGACCAGGCTTTTGCTGAAATTTACAACAGGTACTGGAAGCGCTTAGTCGCGTTGGCTTACACGCACACTAAGGACAAGTTTTTGGCAGAAGAAATTACCCAGGAAGTGTTCCTTAGTCTTTTGAACAGAAAGGATTCTCTTAAAATACTGACACTAAGCGCCTACCTGAACAGCGCAGTTAAGTTTGCCATCTATAAATACATTTACAGCAGAAATCGCCGGATCGAAATTTTCAATGCTGTCACCAAAAATGCAAAAGGCGAATTACCGGATGAAATTGTACACGCTAAGTTTCTTAACGAGTATTTAAATGACGTGATCAATAAATTACCCGAGAAATGCCGGATGGCGTATGGCTATAGCAGAGAAATGGGTCTCTCAACCAAACAAATAGCCGAATTGATGGGAATTTCTGAAAGAACCGTAGAATACCATATCCTAAAAGCTTTGAATACGCTAAAAATTCACTTAAAAGAATTTTTAATGATAGTTACTATCGTTAAATTCCTTTCCAACATTAAATAG
- the dnaE gene encoding DNA polymerase III subunit alpha — MPDFSHLHVHTQFSLLDGAADISKLYKKAAADGMKALAITDHGNMFGVFKFVAEAGKHNVKPIVGCEFYVVDDRHKKQFTKEKKDVRRHQLFLAKNAEGYKNLIKLCSLGYMEGLYSKWPRIDKELILKYHKGLIATSCCIGASVPQAILKATEEEAETEFKWWLDLFGEDYYIELQRHEIPEQTIINNTLLKYAKKYNVKTICSNDSHYVDQQDSNAHDILLCVNTGDMQSTPIATDEEGGKGYRFGFPNDQFYFKTQAEMGQLFHDIPESLDNTNEIVDKVDVLKLKRDIMLPNFPIPPEFAIHTGPESDTLNQWEYLKHLTFTGAKERYIDISLETEERINFELFTIRTMGFAGYFLIVADFIKHGRDIGVFIGPGRGSAAGSVVAYCTGITNIDPMKYNLLFERFLNPDRKSMPDIDTDFDDEGRQKVIDYVVEKYGKNQVAQIITYGSMAARTSIQDVGRVLDMPLSEVNLMKKLVPDTLGITLKDAIEQVPELKAILEGNDLRSQVLRAAEKLEGSVRNTGVHAAGIIIAPDDLTNIVPVAVAKDSDLLVTQYDGRVIEDAGVIKMDFLGLKTLTIIKGALRMIKQNHGREIDIDYIDLDDQKTYELYQRGDTNGTFQFESDGMQMYLRDLKPDKFEDLIAMNALYRPGPIEYIPNFIKRKHGLEPITYDLPDMEEYLAETYGITVYQEQVMLLSQKLAGFSKGDADVLRKAMGKKQIEILNKMEAQFVSGATAKGHPKDKLTKIWNDWKAFAQYAFNKSHSTCYALVAYQTAYLKAHYPSEYMASVLNNQNNMEKISFFMEECRRMGTLVLGPDVNESSVLFTATGNGNIRFGLSGIKGVGDKAVESIIEERDKNGAFTSVYEFAQRSNTKAVNRKSYENMVYSGAFDSFGFKRAQFFAKTENGVLSGIERLTKYANDYQNTQNSSQSSLFGGSVASYIPEPTMPEAEEFPLIEKLKYEKEVIGIYLTGHPLDNYKIELERFCKHTVADLKLIQRMKNKEGGEETEIAFNNLRRTASELSIGGLLSSVQHKTTKTGKPFGTFVFEDYFDSYEFALFGDDYVKFRNLMVDGYFLHIKGNVEEKFRQEGNWDLRITQMSLLSEMRDKFTKSLTVILNLADLNTEMLNNLQELVTVNNQKYPVKNCTLRFKIQDRDEALLVDMPSKTFKVNPSDDLLEEIKTLTKLVPVLN, encoded by the coding sequence ATGCCCGATTTTTCACATTTACACGTACATACGCAATTTTCGCTGTTGGATGGCGCCGCCGATATATCCAAACTTTACAAAAAAGCTGCCGCCGATGGTATGAAGGCCCTGGCCATTACCGACCACGGCAACATGTTTGGCGTGTTTAAATTTGTGGCCGAAGCCGGCAAGCATAATGTAAAGCCCATAGTAGGCTGCGAATTTTATGTGGTTGACGACAGGCACAAAAAGCAGTTTACCAAAGAGAAAAAAGATGTAAGGCGCCACCAGCTGTTCCTGGCCAAAAATGCAGAGGGCTATAAAAACCTGATTAAATTATGCTCCCTGGGGTATATGGAGGGGCTATACAGCAAATGGCCGCGTATTGATAAGGAATTAATTTTAAAATACCATAAAGGTTTAATTGCTACCAGTTGCTGTATAGGCGCATCGGTGCCGCAGGCCATTTTAAAGGCAACGGAAGAAGAAGCTGAAACCGAATTTAAATGGTGGCTGGATCTGTTTGGCGAAGATTATTACATTGAGCTGCAACGCCACGAAATACCCGAGCAAACCATCATCAACAATACCTTGTTGAAGTATGCCAAAAAGTACAACGTTAAAACCATCTGCTCCAATGATTCGCACTATGTAGATCAGCAGGACTCTAACGCGCACGATATTTTACTTTGCGTAAATACCGGCGATATGCAAAGTACGCCCATAGCTACCGACGAGGAAGGTGGCAAAGGTTACCGCTTCGGTTTCCCTAACGATCAGTTCTACTTTAAGACCCAGGCCGAAATGGGGCAGTTGTTTCATGACATCCCCGAATCATTAGATAATACCAACGAAATTGTTGATAAGGTAGATGTGTTGAAGCTGAAGCGCGACATTATGTTGCCCAACTTCCCTATTCCGCCCGAATTTGCAATCCACACCGGCCCCGAAAGCGATACCCTTAACCAATGGGAGTATTTAAAGCACTTAACTTTTACGGGGGCCAAAGAAAGATATATCGATATATCCCTCGAAACCGAAGAACGCATCAATTTCGAGCTCTTCACCATCCGCACCATGGGTTTTGCGGGGTACTTTTTAATTGTAGCCGACTTTATTAAGCATGGTCGTGATATTGGCGTGTTTATTGGCCCCGGCCGGGGTTCGGCGGCAGGTTCGGTAGTGGCTTATTGTACCGGGATCACCAATATCGATCCGATGAAGTACAATTTGCTGTTTGAGCGTTTCCTCAACCCGGATCGTAAATCGATGCCCGATATTGATACGGATTTTGATGATGAGGGCAGGCAGAAAGTAATTGATTATGTAGTTGAAAAATACGGCAAAAACCAGGTAGCGCAAATTATCACTTATGGCTCCATGGCTGCCCGTACCAGTATACAGGATGTGGGCCGGGTACTGGATATGCCGCTCTCCGAAGTTAACTTAATGAAAAAGCTGGTGCCCGATACCCTGGGTATCACCTTGAAAGACGCCATAGAACAGGTGCCGGAATTGAAGGCTATATTGGAAGGTAACGATCTGCGGTCGCAGGTTTTGCGTGCTGCCGAAAAGCTCGAAGGCTCGGTACGTAACACCGGTGTGCATGCTGCGGGGATCATCATCGCGCCGGATGATTTAACCAACATTGTGCCGGTAGCCGTAGCCAAAGACTCCGACCTGCTGGTTACCCAATACGATGGGCGGGTGATTGAAGACGCGGGTGTTATTAAGATGGACTTTTTGGGCCTTAAAACCCTTACCATTATTAAGGGTGCCCTGCGGATGATCAAACAAAACCACGGGCGCGAGATTGATATTGATTACATAGACCTGGACGACCAGAAAACTTATGAGCTTTATCAGCGCGGCGATACCAACGGTACCTTCCAGTTTGAAAGCGATGGGATGCAGATGTATCTGCGCGACCTGAAGCCCGATAAGTTTGAGGATTTAATTGCCATGAACGCGCTTTACCGCCCGGGCCCGATAGAGTATATCCCCAACTTTATTAAGCGTAAGCACGGGCTGGAACCCATTACATACGATTTGCCCGACATGGAGGAGTACCTGGCCGAAACCTATGGTATTACCGTGTACCAGGAGCAGGTGATGCTTTTATCGCAAAAACTGGCCGGCTTTAGTAAAGGCGATGCCGACGTGTTGCGTAAGGCCATGGGTAAAAAGCAAATTGAGATTTTGAACAAGATGGAGGCCCAGTTTGTATCGGGTGCTACAGCCAAAGGGCACCCCAAGGATAAGCTGACCAAAATATGGAACGACTGGAAGGCCTTCGCTCAATACGCCTTTAACAAATCGCACTCTACCTGTTATGCGCTGGTGGCTTATCAAACAGCTTATCTTAAAGCGCATTATCCGTCGGAATATATGGCCTCGGTATTGAATAACCAGAATAACATGGAGAAGATCTCTTTCTTTATGGAAGAGTGCCGCCGCATGGGTACACTGGTTTTAGGGCCGGATGTAAACGAATCGTCGGTATTGTTTACCGCTACCGGCAATGGTAACATCCGTTTCGGTCTTTCGGGGATTAAGGGTGTTGGCGATAAGGCGGTGGAAAGTATTATAGAAGAACGCGATAAAAACGGCGCCTTTACATCCGTTTATGAGTTTGCCCAGCGATCGAACACAAAGGCCGTAAACCGTAAATCATACGAAAACATGGTTTACAGCGGTGCCTTTGATAGTTTTGGCTTTAAGCGCGCCCAGTTTTTTGCCAAAACAGAGAATGGTGTTTTGAGCGGTATAGAAAGGCTCACCAAATATGCCAACGATTACCAGAATACACAGAACAGTTCGCAGTCGTCATTATTCGGCGGTTCGGTAGCTTCTTATATCCCGGAGCCTACCATGCCCGAGGCCGAGGAATTTCCGTTGATTGAAAAGCTGAAATACGAGAAGGAAGTAATTGGTATTTATTTAACCGGCCACCCTTTAGATAATTACAAAATTGAGCTGGAGCGTTTTTGCAAGCATACCGTGGCCGATTTAAAGCTGATTCAACGGATGAAGAATAAGGAAGGCGGCGAGGAAACCGAAATAGCCTTCAATAACCTGCGCAGAACTGCTTCCGAACTCAGCATCGGCGGTTTACTATCCAGCGTGCAGCATAAAACCACCAAAACTGGCAAGCCATTCGGCACCTTTGTTTTTGAAGACTATTTTGATTCGTACGAATTTGCCCTTTTCGGGGATGACTATGTTAAATTCCGTAACCTGATGGTTGACGGCTATTTTCTGCATATCAAAGGGAATGTGGAAGAGAAATTTCGCCAGGAAGGCAACTGGGATCTGCGTATTACCCAGATGAGCCTGCTTTCGGAGATGCGCGATAAGTTTACCAAATCGCTCACGGTGATATTGAACCTGGCCGACCTGAATACGGAGATGCTGAACAACCTGCAGGAACTGGTCACGGTGAACAACCAGAAGTACCCGGTAAAGAACTGTACCCTGCGCTTTAAAATTCAGGACAGGGACGAAGCCTTGCTGGTTGATATGCCCTCCAAAACGTTTAAGGTTAACCCGAGCGACGATTTGCTGGAAGAGATTAAGACCTTGACCAAGTTGGTTCCGGTGTTGAATTAG
- a CDS encoding glycoside hydrolase family 130 protein, producing MRLAIERTSVKVNPDPKRVIARFFYNGEVRAKEVIQKVMELSESQVFDIISPILQEYSKRHRNITKVLQRHCNKLKDIFDQLKIDQDGVSNYRKLLIGSYFTHEYSIESAAFFNPSMIEDPDQSELEEGEKRMIISFRAVGEGHISSIAFRRALIDKDNNIEVIGAGNYIDEAEIIRNAVYNKQLFFEKAAITQINVSVLNEIEEKLEDRFEYSSLRRIILDSQKLEMDDLKKLEFDKMLWLADSYYEIVFSLDTDISDRVIFPISEFERKGIEDARFVRFLQDDGSYTYFATYTAYDGSLIMPKLLETTDFIDFKVRPLYGAGAQNKNLALFPRKINGKYVMMSRIDGWNNYIMYSDKINVWEKPIRLQEPKFSWEFVQIGNCGSPIETEDGWLVITHGVGAMRRYVLGVSLLKLDDPSVIIGRLNEPLLIPNKDEREGYVPNVLYSCGSIIHNGKLVVPYGLSDYSSSFALIDLKDLLAKLKTES from the coding sequence ATGAGATTAGCCATTGAACGTACTTCTGTAAAAGTAAATCCCGACCCTAAAAGAGTAATAGCCCGTTTTTTTTATAACGGCGAGGTAAGAGCCAAAGAGGTAATACAGAAGGTGATGGAACTAAGCGAAAGCCAGGTGTTCGACATCATTTCGCCCATATTACAGGAATACTCCAAGCGCCACAGGAATATCACCAAGGTTTTACAAAGGCATTGTAATAAGCTTAAGGACATATTTGACCAGTTAAAGATCGATCAGGATGGCGTTTCAAACTACCGGAAGTTGCTGATTGGTTCATATTTTACACACGAATATTCTATCGAGTCAGCCGCATTTTTTAATCCGTCGATGATTGAGGATCCGGATCAGAGCGAGCTCGAAGAGGGCGAAAAAAGAATGATCATCAGTTTCAGGGCAGTAGGCGAGGGGCACATTTCTTCTATCGCTTTCCGTAGAGCGTTGATAGATAAAGACAACAATATTGAAGTAATAGGTGCTGGAAATTATATTGACGAGGCCGAGATTATCCGTAATGCGGTTTATAACAAGCAACTGTTTTTTGAAAAGGCAGCCATCACCCAGATCAATGTATCGGTATTGAATGAGATTGAGGAAAAGCTTGAAGACCGGTTTGAATACTCGAGCTTGCGCCGAATCATTCTCGATTCGCAGAAACTGGAGATGGACGATTTAAAGAAGCTGGAATTTGACAAAATGCTTTGGCTGGCCGACTCTTATTACGAAATTGTTTTCTCGCTGGATACCGATATATCCGACAGGGTGATCTTCCCGATATCCGAGTTTGAACGTAAGGGAATTGAGGATGCGCGTTTTGTTAGATTTTTACAAGACGATGGTTCTTATACTTACTTTGCTACCTATACCGCTTATGATGGCTCGTTAATTATGCCCAAGCTGTTGGAGACCACTGATTTTATTGATTTTAAGGTACGTCCCCTTTATGGTGCAGGTGCTCAGAATAAAAATCTCGCATTGTTTCCGCGCAAAATAAACGGTAAATATGTAATGATGTCGCGGATTGACGGCTGGAATAATTACATTATGTATTCGGATAAAATTAACGTTTGGGAGAAGCCCATCCGCTTGCAGGAGCCTAAGTTTTCGTGGGAGTTTGTGCAGATTGGCAATTGTGGCTCGCCCATTGAAACTGAAGATGGATGGCTGGTTATTACACATGGCGTGGGTGCTATGCGGCGTTATGTTTTAGGAGTAAGCTTATTGAAACTGGATGACCCATCGGTAATTATCGGACGGTTGAACGAGCCGCTTTTAATACCGAACAAAGATGAGCGCGAAGGTTACGTACCTAATGTTTTATACTCCTGCGGTTCCATTATCCATAACGGAAAACTGGTAGTTCCTTACGGCCTTTCGGATTATTCGTCGTCGTTCGCGCTGATTGATCTGAAGGATTTGTTGGCCAAGCTAAAAACTGAATCGTAA
- the trxA gene encoding thioredoxin produces MALEITDANFEELVLKSDKPVLVDFWAEWCGPCRMVGPVVEEIAKEYDGQAVVGKVNVDNNPGISMKFGIRNIPALLYFKNGEIVDKQIGAVPKSVLADKLKKQLA; encoded by the coding sequence ATGGCTTTAGAAATCACCGATGCAAACTTTGAAGAGTTAGTGTTAAAATCAGATAAACCAGTACTTGTTGACTTTTGGGCTGAATGGTGTGGCCCTTGTAGAATGGTTGGTCCGGTAGTAGAAGAAATTGCTAAGGAGTATGATGGACAGGCAGTTGTAGGTAAAGTGAACGTGGATAACAATCCAGGTATATCTATGAAGTTTGGTATCCGTAATATCCCCGCATTATTATACTTTAAAAATGGCGAAATTGTTGATAAACAAATTGGCGCTGTTCCAAAATCTGTTTTAGCAGACAAATTGAAGAAACAATTAGCATAA
- a CDS encoding XAC2610-related protein — translation MKVVIKWMITLAYFFIVTIVLAGKRSDTLDSHIAKAKIDGKRYKAFLSDDLSIVITNSRGLNILTLKETDLFIKYEGFESFKFVDFNNDGYKDLLIRYLSNVPERLDLILYDKKSHGFKLVKNFPDFPCPVNLPGTNMYYSYHRNGCADLDWVSDLFRIVNYKIVKLGTIYGRGCGDYKINEGGVFVYKFKGKGKALVKRFPIQVINTFKNTKWGFINRYWKHHYAVFLS, via the coding sequence ATGAAGGTTGTGATAAAATGGATGATTACCCTCGCCTATTTTTTTATAGTGACGATTGTACTGGCGGGCAAACGATCTGATACGCTGGATAGCCATATAGCCAAAGCTAAAATTGACGGTAAACGGTATAAGGCGTTTTTAAGCGATGATTTGTCGATAGTAATAACCAATTCGAGAGGCTTGAACATCTTGACTTTAAAAGAGACCGACTTGTTTATAAAGTACGAAGGTTTTGAAAGTTTTAAATTTGTTGACTTTAATAACGATGGCTATAAGGATCTTCTAATCAGATATTTGTCTAATGTTCCCGAACGGCTCGATTTGATATTGTATGATAAGAAAAGTCACGGATTTAAGCTTGTAAAAAATTTTCCGGATTTTCCATGTCCGGTAAATTTGCCCGGAACAAACATGTATTATTCCTACCATAGAAACGGCTGTGCTGACTTGGATTGGGTCAGTGATCTGTTTAGGATTGTAAATTATAAGATTGTCAAACTGGGTACTATTTACGGAAGGGGGTGTGGGGATTATAAGATTAACGAGGGTGGGGTTTTTGTTTATAAGTTTAAGGGAAAAGGTAAAGCGCTGGTCAAAAGATTTCCGATACAGGTTATAAATACTTTCAAGAATACAAAATGGGGTTTTATCAATCGATATTGGAAACATCATTATGCAGTGTTCCTTTCTTAA